A stretch of Bradyrhizobium sp. CCBAU 53338 DNA encodes these proteins:
- a CDS encoding bifunctional diguanylate cyclase/phosphodiesterase, protein MQFATHSGEPTQRQASPTISAALIDSLFETPAPLLTGLVFGAIAAAATAFKTGEPAIWACVALLIVAGAIRAFDLRRYQMRKSTLTADEAARWKNRHQIGAMIQAAAVGIWCTTTLLVSDDAVAHMISLSTTTGFVAGGAGRAYGRQWIYKLQASLCFGSTVIALALRGTTYYVVMSVLCAAFLVAVIQISANLHRIFMRALVAREREAALAGQFDTALNNMPHGLCMFGVDGQLAVMNHRFSEMMNLPDDLVEGRPNASEIIAACVNGGSISTESGNLILCEIEEGRVRELLTNDPDYTRGRTLSWTFQPMVGGGTVVLLEDITERTNAEARISHLARYDELTALPNRVSFRDEIGRLLAHPHQSERLSALLFVDLDQFKQVNDTLGHPCGDQLLCAVANRLREMLRPEDFVARFGGDEFVVFQQNINSAEDAASLARRIVERLSERYRIDNHLVEIGASVGIALTSPDGASADTLLKNADMALYRAKADGRGTFCFFRDEMAATVEARRILELDLRKALANEEFELFYQPLVNLKSGKITTCEALLRWNHPVRGTVSPIDIIPVAEDMGLIVDLGRWILRRACMECMKWPEGVSVAVNFSPQQFHQRDVLSEIRYALEVSGLPAHRLEIEITESSLLRNTQLTHDVLSQLHALGVRISLDDFGTGYSSLSYLHNFPMQKVKIDRSFLEGIDTDRPLTLLRGVARLAADLGMSVVVEGIETNEQLELISADGTITEGQGYLFSRPVPAVRVRQLLNASHGRRPPDEQLLTIASRSIA, encoded by the coding sequence ATGCAGTTTGCAACCCACAGCGGAGAGCCGACCCAACGGCAGGCCTCGCCGACGATTTCGGCGGCGCTGATCGATTCGCTGTTTGAAACTCCCGCTCCGTTGCTGACAGGTCTTGTCTTCGGCGCCATCGCGGCAGCCGCGACTGCGTTCAAGACGGGAGAGCCGGCGATCTGGGCGTGTGTTGCGCTTCTCATTGTCGCCGGCGCCATTCGGGCGTTCGACTTGCGGCGCTACCAGATGCGCAAATCGACGCTGACCGCCGATGAAGCTGCGCGGTGGAAGAACCGGCATCAGATCGGAGCGATGATCCAGGCCGCTGCGGTCGGCATCTGGTGCACCACCACGTTGTTGGTCAGTGACGACGCCGTGGCCCATATGATTTCTCTCTCCACTACCACCGGGTTCGTGGCGGGAGGCGCGGGCAGGGCCTATGGACGGCAGTGGATATACAAGCTGCAGGCTTCGCTTTGCTTCGGTTCGACAGTGATCGCGCTGGCGTTGCGCGGCACGACCTATTACGTCGTGATGTCCGTCCTGTGCGCCGCCTTTCTGGTGGCCGTCATACAGATTTCGGCCAATTTGCACCGGATATTCATGCGGGCGCTTGTCGCGCGCGAGCGCGAAGCGGCGCTCGCGGGCCAGTTCGACACCGCCTTGAACAATATGCCGCACGGCCTGTGCATGTTCGGCGTCGACGGACAGCTTGCGGTCATGAATCACCGCTTCAGCGAGATGATGAATCTGCCCGACGATCTCGTGGAGGGCCGTCCCAACGCGTCCGAAATCATCGCGGCGTGCGTCAATGGCGGTTCGATCTCGACGGAGAGCGGCAACCTGATCCTCTGTGAGATCGAGGAGGGACGGGTCCGCGAACTCCTGACCAACGATCCGGATTACACGCGTGGGCGCACGCTGTCCTGGACGTTCCAGCCGATGGTGGGCGGCGGCACGGTCGTGCTGCTGGAGGACATCACCGAGCGCACCAATGCGGAAGCCCGCATCAGCCATCTCGCCCGCTATGACGAGCTGACGGCGCTGCCGAACCGCGTCTCCTTCCGCGACGAGATCGGACGGCTGCTCGCCCATCCGCACCAGTCCGAACGCCTCTCCGCGCTGCTGTTCGTCGACCTCGACCAGTTCAAGCAGGTCAACGACACGCTTGGTCATCCCTGCGGCGACCAGCTCCTCTGCGCGGTCGCCAATCGCCTGCGCGAGATGCTGCGGCCGGAGGATTTCGTCGCCCGCTTCGGCGGCGACGAGTTCGTCGTGTTCCAGCAGAACATCAATTCGGCCGAGGACGCCGCGAGCCTCGCACGCCGCATCGTCGAGCGCCTGAGCGAGCGCTATCGCATCGACAATCACCTGGTCGAGATCGGCGCCAGCGTCGGCATCGCGCTGACCTCGCCCGACGGCGCCAGCGCCGACACGCTGCTCAAGAACGCCGACATGGCGCTCTACCGCGCCAAGGCCGACGGCCGCGGCACCTTCTGCTTCTTCCGCGACGAGATGGCGGCGACCGTCGAGGCCCGCCGCATCCTCGAGCTCGACCTGCGCAAGGCGCTGGCGAACGAGGAGTTCGAGCTGTTCTATCAGCCGCTGGTCAACCTGAAGTCCGGCAAGATCACCACCTGCGAAGCGCTGCTGCGCTGGAATCATCCGGTGCGCGGCACGGTCTCGCCGATCGACATCATCCCGGTCGCCGAGGACATGGGCCTGATCGTCGATCTCGGCCGCTGGATCCTGCGTCGCGCCTGCATGGAATGCATGAAGTGGCCGGAGGGCGTCAGCGTCGCCGTCAATTTCTCGCCGCAGCAATTCCACCAGCGCGACGTGCTGAGCGAGATTCGGTACGCGCTCGAAGTGTCGGGCCTGCCGGCACATCGCCTGGAGATCGAGATCACCGAATCCTCGCTGCTGCGTAACACCCAGCTCACCCACGACGTCCTGTCGCAGCTGCACGCGCTCGGCGTGCGCATCTCGCTGGACGATTTCGGCACCGGCTATTCGAGCCTCAGCTACCTGCACAATTTCCCGATGCAGAAGGTCAAGATCGACCGCTCCTTCCTCGAGGGCATCGATACCGATCGGCCGCTCACGCTGCTGCGCGGCGTGGCGCGGCTGGCCGCCGATCTCGGCATGTCGGTCGTGGTCGAGGGCATCGAGACCAACGAGCAGCTTGAACTGATCAGCGCCGACGGTACGATCACCGAGGGACAGGGCTATCTCTTCAGCCGGCCGGTCCCTGCGGTTCGGGTTCGGCAATTGCTGAATGCCTCGCACGGCCGCCGCCCGCCGGACGAGCAGCTGCTGACCATCGCCTCACGATCGATCGCGTAA
- the tolB gene encoding Tol-Pal system beta propeller repeat protein TolB — translation MNRRRFMTLTGSTLALLGGGQALAQDRKRIVVQSDEFRPIPIAISNFVPGSPADGDVSNGVTQVITNNLSRSGLFAPIDQAAFIERISNIDVAPNFQNWKTLNAQALVTGRMTRQQDGRLKAEFRLWDVVTGQQLAGQQYFTSPEYWRRIAHIISDQIYTQMTGEKGYFDSRVVFVDESGPKERRVKRLAMMDQDGANVRYLTRGSDLVLTPRFSPNSQEITYMEFGQGDPKVYLFNIETGQREIVGNFPGMTFAPRFSPDGQRVIMSLQQGGNSNLFVMDLRSRSTTRLTDTPAIDTSPSYSPDGTRICFESDRGGRSQIYVMAAGGGQAQRISFSKDDNNATYSTPVWSPRGDYIAFTRQGGGQFSIGVMKPDGSGERLLTSGFHNEGPTFSPNGRVLMFFRDPGGNSGPSLFSVDISGRNELKVPTPGFASDPAWSPLLSATAGQ, via the coding sequence ATGAACCGCCGCCGCTTCATGACCCTGACAGGGTCGACGCTTGCATTGCTTGGGGGCGGGCAGGCGTTAGCGCAGGACCGAAAGCGGATCGTCGTCCAATCCGACGAGTTTCGTCCGATCCCGATCGCGATCAGCAATTTCGTGCCAGGCTCGCCCGCCGACGGCGATGTCAGCAACGGCGTCACGCAGGTCATCACCAACAATCTGAGCCGCTCGGGCCTGTTTGCGCCGATCGACCAGGCTGCCTTCATCGAGCGCATCAGCAACATCGACGTCGCGCCCAATTTCCAGAACTGGAAGACCCTGAACGCGCAGGCCCTCGTCACCGGCCGCATGACGCGGCAGCAGGACGGCCGGCTCAAGGCCGAATTCCGCCTGTGGGACGTGGTCACCGGCCAGCAGCTCGCCGGCCAGCAATATTTCACCTCGCCGGAATATTGGCGCCGGATCGCCCACATCATCTCCGACCAGATCTACACCCAGATGACCGGCGAAAAAGGCTATTTCGACAGCCGCGTCGTGTTCGTCGACGAGTCCGGGCCGAAGGAGCGCCGCGTCAAGCGGCTCGCCATGATGGACCAGGACGGCGCCAATGTGCGCTATTTGACCCGCGGCTCTGACCTCGTGCTGACGCCGCGCTTCTCGCCGAACTCGCAAGAGATCACCTATATGGAGTTCGGCCAGGGCGACCCGAAGGTCTACCTCTTCAACATCGAGACCGGACAGCGCGAGATCGTCGGCAACTTCCCCGGCATGACCTTCGCGCCGCGCTTCTCGCCGGATGGCCAGCGCGTCATCATGAGCCTGCAGCAGGGCGGAAATTCCAACCTGTTCGTGATGGATCTGCGCTCGCGCTCGACGACGCGCCTCACCGACACGCCGGCAATCGACACGTCGCCGTCCTATTCGCCTGATGGCACCCGCATCTGCTTCGAGTCCGATCGCGGCGGCAGGTCGCAGATCTATGTGATGGCAGCGGGCGGCGGACAGGCGCAGCGCATCTCCTTTTCCAAGGACGACAACAACGCCACCTATTCGACGCCGGTGTGGTCGCCCCGCGGCGACTACATCGCCTTCACCCGGCAGGGCGGCGGCCAGTTCTCGATCGGCGTCATGAAGCCCGATGGCTCCGGCGAGCGCCTGCTCACGTCCGGCTTCCACAACGAAGGCCCGACCTTCTCGCCGAACGGTCGTGTGTTGATGTTTTTCCGCGATCCCGGCGGCAACTCCGGACCGTCGCTGTTCTCGGTCGACATTTCCGGCCGCAACGAGCTGAAAGTGCCGACGCCGGGCTTTGCCTCGGATCCGGCCTGGTCGCCGCTGCTCTCCGCGACCGCGGGCCAATGA
- the tolR gene encoding protein TolR, protein MGMNVASSSGGGGRRSRRKPVMAEINVTPMVDVMLVLLIIFMVSAPLLTVGVPLDLPQTQAKSLDQSDQKPIQMSVDINGKVFIADAEIPINELIPKLKAITDARGGLEERIYLRADKKADYGTVAKVMGLLSGAGFKKLALVTEADQGS, encoded by the coding sequence ATGGGCATGAACGTAGCCAGTTCGTCCGGAGGCGGCGGCCGTCGGAGCCGGCGCAAGCCGGTCATGGCCGAGATCAACGTCACGCCGATGGTCGACGTGATGCTGGTGCTGCTCATCATCTTCATGGTGTCGGCGCCGTTGCTCACCGTCGGCGTGCCACTCGACCTGCCGCAGACCCAGGCCAAGAGCCTCGACCAGAGCGACCAGAAGCCGATCCAGATGTCGGTCGACATCAACGGCAAGGTGTTCATCGCCGACGCCGAGATCCCGATCAACGAGCTGATCCCGAAGCTGAAGGCGATCACGGACGCGCGCGGCGGGCTCGAGGAACGGATCTATCTGCGCGCCGACAAGAAGGCGGATTACGGCACGGTGGCCAAGGTCATGGGCCTGCTGTCGGGTGCGGGCTTCAAGAAGCTGGCGCTCGTCACCGAAGCGGATCAGGGGTCCTAG
- a CDS encoding protein TolA codes for MKVNVDKTLVASIVLHALVLGWGLLTFSSKAYIVPEESLPVDIISTDQLAQMMSGQKTGKKEELKPKVEKIAEAKPEEDSVGKVTEKKELIKTNSTPDTPPPKPVEKPVEKKPEPPKPVAETKPKEEPKPQEKKPDPAKEDPIAELQKKLETKKPPPKPVEQKVAAVQPQQQPKPKERTFDPAQIARDLDKRAVTRHELTGSALNASASLGSTSGAAANNVATWQGAFQGAVKRCFTPTYNGQDANLYEADIDIPMKIDGSLAAEPVIVAVRGPSRSIAQAVAESARRAIVQCQVYSFLPKQQYDSWKLIPMTFGLKDML; via the coding sequence GTGAAGGTGAACGTCGACAAGACACTCGTTGCGTCGATTGTCCTCCACGCCCTCGTGCTGGGATGGGGCCTGCTCACCTTCAGCAGCAAGGCGTACATCGTGCCGGAGGAGTCGCTTCCGGTCGACATCATCTCCACCGATCAGCTCGCGCAGATGATGTCGGGGCAGAAGACCGGCAAGAAGGAAGAGCTCAAGCCCAAGGTCGAGAAGATCGCCGAGGCCAAGCCCGAGGAAGATTCCGTCGGCAAGGTCACCGAGAAGAAAGAGCTGATCAAGACCAACTCGACCCCCGACACGCCGCCGCCGAAGCCCGTCGAAAAGCCGGTCGAGAAGAAGCCCGAGCCGCCGAAGCCGGTCGCCGAGACCAAGCCGAAGGAAGAGCCGAAGCCGCAGGAGAAGAAGCCTGACCCGGCCAAGGAAGATCCGATTGCGGAGCTCCAGAAGAAGCTGGAGACCAAGAAGCCGCCGCCCAAGCCCGTGGAGCAGAAGGTCGCCGCAGTCCAGCCGCAGCAGCAGCCGAAGCCCAAGGAGCGCACCTTCGATCCCGCGCAGATCGCTCGCGATCTCGACAAGCGTGCCGTGACCCGCCACGAGCTCACGGGATCGGCGTTGAACGCGTCGGCCTCGCTGGGCTCGACGTCTGGGGCAGCGGCAAACAACGTCGCGACCTGGCAAGGTGCATTCCAGGGCGCGGTGAAGCGCTGCTTCACGCCGACCTATAACGGGCAGGACGCCAACCTGTACGAAGCCGACATCGACATCCCCATGAAGATCGACGGATCGCTCGCCGCCGAGCCGGTCATCGTCGCGGTGCGAGGGCCGTCGCGGTCGATCGCCCAGGCGGTGGCCGAGAGCGCCAGGCGTGCGATCGTGCAGTGTCAGGTCTATTCGTTCCTGCCAAAGCAGCAATACGACAGCTGGAAGCTCATTCCGATGACTTTCGGCCTGAAAGACATGTTGTGA